The Rhopalosiphum padi isolate XX-2018 unplaced genomic scaffold, ASM2088224v1 scaffold1, whole genome shotgun sequence genome has a window encoding:
- the LOC132931192 gene encoding 52 kDa repressor of the inhibitor of the protein kinase-like, producing the protein MVKNAIWGGHRDDGQLEINSAITGDQGVFRSLLAFRLDSGDEILREHLENCVHNGVQALILEEQPLALYTHCFSHGLNLAISKACEIPAIRNMFGIVGSVSVFLSLSAKRNNTLIRVISNDSTESHPNKIKLKALCATRWVERHNSIIMFHDLYKFILIALEELEKDSNRETSYKAANFNSSVRRSEFLVSLEIVANLFAYTKTLSIQLQSSKQDLSMAQKNIKNIIALFNSIRENPEDTFNSLFENAAKKAQMFGEKIKIPRLCGQQTQRSNIVVREPMDWFKVTIFIPFLDHIIHELDSRFNEKFNNIIALEGLIPSNINFYDTKSILESAKFYCDDIEGSDLELKAEIHLWKNKWTNVQNNPQTAVEALEYCNEFFPNIKILLQIFATLPVSTATAERSFSTLRRLKNYLRSTMSEVRLNGSAMLNIHKEIDIKQVVDTFAQKKKGGWN; encoded by the exons AAAAATGCTATCTGGGGAGGTCATCGTGACGATGGACAATTAGAAATTAACTCTGCTATAACTGGAGATCAAGGTGTTTTTCGCAGTCTATTGGCTTTTCGATTAGATTCTGGAGATGAAATTTTACGTGAACATTtagaaaatt GTGTGCATAACGGTGTGCAAGCACTAATATTAGAAGAACAACCACTTGCTCTTTATACCCATTGCTTTAGCCATGGGTTAAATTTAGCGATTTCAAAAGCATGCGAAATACCAGCAATTAGAAATATGTTTGGAATAGTAGGTTCCGTATcagtatttttatctttatctgCGAAACGCAATAACACATTAATCAGGGTAATATCTAATGATAGCACTGAATCTCATCCAAATAAAATCAAACTTAAAGCATTGTGTGCAACTCGCTGGGTAGAAAGACATAACTCTATCATTATGTTTCatgatttgtataaatttattttaatcgcaCTTGAAGAATTAGAAAAAGATTCTAATAGAGAAACATCCTATAAGGCAGCAAATTTTAATTCTAGTGTAAGAAGAAGTGAATTTCTTGTGTCTCTTGAGATAGTAGCAAACTTATTTGCATACACCAAGACCTTAAGCATTCAACTGCAAAGTTCTAAACAAGATTTATCTATggctcaaaaaaatattaaaaatataatagctcTTTTTAATAGCATACGGGAAAACCCTGAAGATacatttaattctttatttgaGAATGCAGCCAAAAAAGCTCAAATGTttggagaaaaaataaaaatccctcGACTTTGTGGTCAGCAAACTCAAAGAAGTAACATAGTTGTTCGTGAGCCTATGGATTGGTTTAaagttactatatttataccatttttagatcatattatacatgaacTTGATTCTAGATTCAatgaaaagtttaataatattattgcactaGAAGGTCTAATCCCttcaaatattaacttttatgaTACTAAAAGTATATTGGAATCCGCTAAATTTTATTGTGATGATATTGAGGGTTCAGATTTAGAATTGAAAGCGGAAATACATTTGTGGAAAAATAAGTGGACAAACGTTCAAAATAATCCACAAACTGCAGTTGAGGCATTAGAATACTGCAATGAATTTTTCcccaacataaaaatattattacaaatttttgccACGTTGCCAGTTTCCACAGCTACAGCAGAAAGATCTTTCTCGACATTGAGAaggttgaaaaattatttacggTCCACTATGTCTGAAGTACGTCTTAATGGTTCAGCCATGTTAAACATTCATAAAGAGATAGATATAAAACAAGTAGTTGACACCTTCGCTCAGAAAAAAAAAGGAGGATGGAATTAG